In Helianthus annuus cultivar XRQ/B chromosome 9, HanXRQr2.0-SUNRISE, whole genome shotgun sequence, the following are encoded in one genomic region:
- the LOC110915813 gene encoding receptor-like protein kinase FERONIA: MLTLSIPFFSLLLFSTTTAQSYNATDRFFIACGSPSSTISSDPRWDSDENFKYTPSNIITTSFSSAPFQQDSSGDLPYTSARIFNVSSFTYTFPVSQGPKFLRLYFYPTTYSDLKPEQSFFSVSSNGFSLLTNFSAFLTASFLAKTRSDAGVYGPPVPHFVKEFMIYVKDIQTLNVTFTPSPNYYAFINGIEIVSMPEDLYFNKTPKYVEITNGPVIDNETALENIYRLNVGGAQVPDTKDTGLYRSWDLDDIYIYGAAIGWKPFYGQKPIMYTTETPYYTAPEIVYQTQRSMGNQSDRYNLTWRLPVDTGFYYYLRLHFCNIIPQYTKRGQVIFKIFINNQTADDEIDLFQLTQGSGYPVTKDYIVYVSDPDGSKGKQDLWVAMHPNRASELYLDAYLNGLEAFKLSTDRSLASPNPELSYTTPPTGQTSTGKRNKKNPPYAVIIGGIGGALVFLSILVLIVSRKQRRAKHYSATEDKSSHSTLPSDRCRRFSIKEVRAATNEFNDDFVIGIGGFGKVYKAYIDNAATSVAIKRLNESSNQGFQEFHTEIGFLSKLRHVQLVSLIGYCDDEGEMILVYDYMAHGTLREHLYKTDKPPLSWKRRLQICIGAAKGLHYLHTCAKRTIIHRDVKSTNILLDENWVAKVSDFGLSKLGPSDQAQNHVSTLVKGSIGYVDPEYYRTQKLTDKSDVYSFGVVLLEVLCARPVMILAMPKEQVSLAEWGKSCYKTGSLDKIIDPKVRSVIAPECLRQFGDVAIRCLKEQGSERPAMDEVVWGLEFALELQEAVEKKVGEAMCENQELPFLMQGGMTTATEDDDSVFTGSSTIRNGTSSISSSDAGFKSETVFSELQKPAGR; the protein is encoded by the coding sequence ATGTTAACCTTAAGTATACCCTTTTTTTCTCTGCTCCTCTTCTCTACCACCACCGCACAGTCATACAATGCTACTGATCGCTTCTTCATCGCCTGCGGTTCGCCCTCCTCCACCATCAGCTCTGACCCGAGATGGGACAGTGATGAGAATTTCAAATACACGCCTTCCAACATCATCACCACTTCGTTTTCGTCCGCCCCCTTCCAACAAGATTCTTCCGGAGACCTCCCTTATACTTCTGCTAGAATTTTTAATGTTTCTTCGTTCACTTACACATTTCCTGTCTCCCAAGGCCCCAAATTCCTCCGACTCTATTTCTATCCTACCACCTACTCTGACCTCAAACCAGAACAATCTTTCTTCTCAGTATCATCCAATGGCTTCTCTCTCTTAACCAACTTCAGTGCTTTCCTAACTGCCTCCTTTCTGGCAAAGACCCGGTCCGATGCAGGAGTTTATGGTCCCCCTGTTCCACACTTTGTTAAGGAATTCATGATCTATGTAAAAGATATACAAACCCTAAACGTTACCTTTACACCCTCGCCCAACTATTATGCCTTCATTAACGGTATTGAAATTGTTTCAATGCCAGAAGATCTCTACTTTAACAAGACACCCAAATATGTTGAGATAACTAACGGACCCGTTATTGACAACGAAACGGCGCTTGAAAATATTTACAGGTTAAATGTGGGTGGGGCACAAGTACCTGATACTAAAGATACGGGTTTGTACCGGTCATGGGATTTAGATGATATTTACATATACGGCGCAGCTATTGGGTGGAAGCCTTTTTATGGACAGAAGCCAATTATGTATACAACGGAGACGCCGTATTATACTGCACCTGAGATAGTTTATCAAACCCAAAGGAGTATGGGCAATCAGTCTGACAGGTACAATCTGACTTGGAGACTTCCCGTTGATACTGGGTTTTATTACTATCTTAGGCTCCATTTTTGTAACATTATACCACAATACACCAAAAGAGGTCaggtgattttcaaaattttcattaATAATCAAACTGCTGATGATGAAATTGATCTGTTCCAATTAACACAAGGTAGCGGTTATCCCGTAACCAAGGATTACATTGTGTATGTCAGTGACCCGGATGGCAGCAAAGGCAAGCAAGATTTGTGGGTCGCGATGCATCCTAATCGTGCTTCTGAACTATATCTCGATGCTTATTTGAACGGTTTGGAAGCCTTTAAGCTAAGCACGGATAGAAGTCTTGCGAGCCCAAATCCAGAACTTAGTTATACAACCCCACCAACCGGGCAGACAAGTACTGGAAAAAGGAACAAGAAAAACCCTCCATATGCCGTCATAATTGGAGGTATTGGAGGAGCATTAGTCTTTTTGTCTATTTTAGTTCTTATAGTTTCCCGGAAGCAAAGGCGAGCCAAACACTACAGTGCCACCGAAGACAAGTCTTCACATTCGACACTGCCATCAGATCGATGTCGTCGGTTCTCAATAAAAGAAGTGAGAGCAGCTACGAATGAATTTAATGATGATTTTGTCATAGGCATCGGAGGGTTTGGCAAGGTGTACAAAGCGTATATAGACAACGCTGCAACCTCTGTTGCAATTAAACGGCTCAATGAATCATCCAACCAAGGATTTCAAGAATTCCATACGGAAATAGGGTTCCTGTCTAAACTACGCCATGTCCAATTAGTCTCCTTGATTGGATACTGTGACGATGAGGGAGAGATGATACTGGTTTATGATTACATGGCTCACGGGACTCTACGGGAACATCTGTACAAGACAGACAAGCCTCCTCTTTCATGGAAAAGACGTCTACAAATTTGCATCGGTGCGGCCAAAGGTTTACACTACCTCCACACGTGTGCAAAACGTACAATAATTCATCGGGATGTCAAGTCCACAAATATTTTACTGGATGAAAATTGGGTTGCTAAGGTGTCTGATTTTGGTTTGTCAAAGCTAGGCCCTAGTGACCAAGCACAAAATCATGTCAGCACGTTGGTAAAGGGTAGCATCGGGTATGTGGATCCAGAATATTACCGAACCCAAAAACTCACAGACAAATCTGACGTGTACTCATTTGGAGTTGTTCTCCTTGAAGTGTTGTGCGCAAGACCTGTAATGATTCTAGCTATGCCCAAAGAACAAGTGAGTTTGGCCGAGTGGGGGAAGTCTTGTTATAAGACAGGGAGCCTGGACAAAATAATTGATCCAAAGGTAAGGAGTGTGATTGCACCCGAGTGTTTACGGCAGTTTGGAGATGTGGCAATTAGATGCTTGAAAGAGCAAGGAAGTGAAAGGCCAGCAATGGATGAGGTAGTTTGGGGACTCGAGTTTGCATTGGAGCTACAAGAAGCGGTTGAGAAGAAGGTTGGTGAAGCCATGTGTGAAAATCAAGAACTTCCATTTCTGATGCAAGGAGGGATGACAACAGCAACAGAGGATGATGATTCTGTGTTCACAGGATCAAGCACAATAAGAAATGGCACGTCGTCAATTAGTAGCAGTGATGCAGGGTTCAAGTCGGAAACAGTTTTCTCCGAGCTACAGAAGCCAGCTGGAAGATGA